A genomic region of bacterium contains the following coding sequences:
- a CDS encoding M28 family metallopeptidase — MIRREFLRYTSRTALATFLTQAWSCSGSKNTRRLVDTPEKRAQYLKNMLGRLCTDIGPHTTGTPEMERAATIIRDELKAGIPLTDFDRYTFEKWELVGKPEFFVGETSLEAVPRHGCAGTSPEGIYGIIRRTEAGGYVIADEVSGKIIATIAVSPYGRAIPGFASVGSLTGFGIGKQDIPVLDSAAADKTPVRAVAQVRFVPGMPGCNVAATIPGTSSDEILFLAHADTVYTSPGANDNTASALVMIMMAHAFSGTKPKHTLTFVATDGEEYGLLGARHYAERRRQEGTLGNIKFITNFDSLTYGPNLWVTSLDSELREMLRTINEDLKINGTPRFSDEDGYILDNAPFRDSGARAVNMNSRGYDDLTLPVYHRPEDTAETVHEDCVENSFLVFTEYIRRLEAMKG, encoded by the coding sequence ATGATACGGCGCGAGTTTCTGCGGTATACATCACGGACAGCTCTTGCTACATTTTTGACTCAGGCTTGGTCGTGTTCCGGTTCTAAAAACACCCGGCGCCTTGTCGATACACCCGAAAAACGGGCTCAATACCTGAAAAACATGCTCGGGCGGCTCTGCACCGACATCGGACCACACACGACAGGCACCCCGGAAATGGAAAGAGCCGCGACGATTATACGGGATGAGCTGAAAGCCGGTATTCCCCTGACCGATTTCGACCGTTATACTTTCGAGAAATGGGAGCTTGTCGGGAAACCGGAGTTTTTCGTGGGCGAGACGAGCCTCGAAGCCGTCCCCCGTCACGGCTGCGCGGGCACGTCTCCCGAGGGTATCTATGGTATCATCAGGAGGACCGAGGCTGGCGGATATGTGATTGCTGACGAGGTATCCGGTAAAATTATTGCTACTATCGCAGTGAGCCCATATGGTCGTGCCATTCCAGGATTTGCGTCCGTGGGGTCGCTGACAGGTTTCGGCATCGGGAAGCAGGATATCCCCGTTCTCGACTCTGCGGCAGCGGATAAAACTCCGGTCCGCGCTGTCGCCCAGGTCAGATTTGTTCCCGGCATGCCCGGCTGCAACGTTGCAGCGACTATTCCCGGAACGAGCAGCGATGAAATCCTGTTCCTTGCCCATGCCGATACCGTTTACACCAGCCCCGGCGCCAACGACAACACCGCCTCGGCGCTTGTCATGATCATGATGGCCCATGCCTTTTCAGGAACGAAACCGAAACACACCCTCACCTTTGTTGCCACGGATGGCGAGGAGTACGGTCTCCTTGGCGCCAGACACTACGCGGAGCGCCGCAGGCAGGAGGGCACGCTCGGTAACATAAAATTCATCACGAACTTCGATTCGCTCACCTATGGCCCCAACCTGTGGGTTACCTCGCTCGACAGTGAGCTCAGGGAGATGCTCCGTACAATCAATGAAGACCTGAAAATCAACGGGACGCCCCGGTTTTCGGACGAGGATGGCTATATCCTTGACAATGCGCCGTTCCGCGATTCGGGAGCACGTGCGGTCAACATGAACAGCCGCGGCTACGACGACCTGACGCTTCCGGTCTACCACCGTCCCGAGGACACCGCCGAAACCGTCCACGAGGACTGTGTGGAGAACTCGTTTCTCGTGTTCACGGAGTACATCCGGCGTCTCGAAGCGATGAAAGGATAA
- a CDS encoding porin family protein has product MKKVLVPVLVMMVTCFCAGSALALPGLSMEVGVNVPMPSGDFGDVFKTGIGGSANAFVGLPMMPLKFGGHVGYNRFPYKNIDDENFSIIEVVPSARYQMGLPLVGYAFVQAGVGLFRLSSSISGVDSENKLGFNVGAGAALTLLPSLNIFAMPSYTWIDNEDTSTTYITLTVGLSF; this is encoded by the coding sequence ATGAAAAAGGTACTGGTTCCGGTGCTCGTTATGATGGTGACATGTTTCTGCGCAGGTTCTGCTTTGGCCCTTCCCGGACTGTCCATGGAAGTGGGTGTCAACGTCCCCATGCCGTCCGGTGATTTTGGTGATGTTTTTAAAACCGGTATCGGCGGAAGCGCCAATGCGTTTGTCGGACTTCCCATGATGCCGCTCAAGTTCGGCGGTCATGTGGGTTACAACCGGTTTCCTTATAAAAACATTGATGACGAGAACTTTTCTATAATCGAAGTCGTTCCCTCGGCGCGGTATCAGATGGGTCTTCCGCTCGTGGGCTATGCTTTCGTACAGGCTGGCGTCGGCTTGTTCCGGTTAAGTTCGAGTATTTCCGGCGTCGATTCTGAAAACAAACTCGGATTCAATGTCGGCGCCGGTGCGGCGTTAACATTGCTTCCTTCTTTGAATATCTTTGCCATGCCTTCGTACACGTGGATCGACAACGAGGATACAAGCACCACATACATCACACTCACCGTCGGGCTTTCATTCTGA
- a CDS encoding glycosyltransferase family 39 protein: MKRRKSKAVHTVHPSRNATVAPSELPGGADRSIFPVVFVAGAYTVVMLVLSLTYHRIGGYEVETDFYADFAFNTKKLLAGDISLDNFGFKGPLYYILLALFRLMFGEYFRAGLILNVLAAGGSIWVMLLVMRRLFGTREAVLTTIFTISTFAFLLYTFSVGTDMVSVLFSFLAVYFLLARERSTASLVLAGLFACLAYLTRNNTVFLYPAGLLSIILMDFRGKGIKTTGKNAGLFMGSSILFGLPWYIPNWILKGTPIDRSGLYVLKLQYTHIPKEQLETVNSFTGLIRLDPLFFFKNTGINAYTYFIQDIRELIGLPFGILIIAGAAVLVVLLIKKRLCFTGAQWAFFSFPLFHFAALALIHYNIRFAFFRIPFYAILLFVPLMYLIKRADKRQGRFRKSSVLFAVALVLVILKFYQGYLDIKTHYSVVHDPVEIFGAARIVKAYNFDSSCGIIARRPHLCYYSGLRFIMFPTNLEYFEDLFEFAYNEKARFFWVDDLVVRTCPTIKFMVEKIQKYPGYTPVFACPYGVLYLIDNVN; the protein is encoded by the coding sequence ATGAAGAGAAGAAAATCGAAAGCCGTTCATACGGTTCATCCCTCACGGAACGCAACCGTCGCGCCTTCTGAATTACCCGGCGGCGCTGACAGATCGATCTTTCCTGTCGTGTTTGTTGCCGGCGCCTATACGGTGGTCATGCTCGTCCTGTCGCTCACCTATCACCGTATCGGCGGGTACGAGGTCGAGACCGATTTTTATGCCGATTTTGCATTCAATACCAAAAAACTGCTCGCCGGGGATATATCGCTCGATAATTTCGGATTCAAAGGCCCGCTCTACTATATTCTTCTCGCGCTCTTCAGGCTCATGTTCGGCGAATATTTCCGCGCCGGTCTCATCCTGAATGTCCTTGCGGCCGGGGGGAGCATCTGGGTGATGCTTCTCGTCATGCGCCGTCTCTTCGGAACACGGGAAGCCGTTCTCACCACCATTTTCACTATCTCGACCTTCGCGTTTTTACTTTACACTTTCAGTGTTGGAACCGACATGGTATCGGTTCTCTTTTCGTTTCTCGCCGTGTATTTCCTGCTTGCCCGGGAGCGCAGCACCGCCTCCCTTGTGCTTGCGGGTCTGTTTGCGTGTCTGGCATATCTGACCCGTAACAATACCGTTTTCCTCTATCCTGCCGGGCTTCTCAGCATTATCCTCATGGATTTTCGCGGGAAGGGAATAAAAACAACCGGTAAAAACGCCGGTCTCTTTATGGGGTCTTCAATTCTGTTCGGCCTTCCGTGGTACATACCCAACTGGATTTTAAAAGGCACCCCCATTGACCGGTCCGGCCTGTATGTTTTAAAACTCCAGTATACCCATATTCCAAAGGAACAGCTTGAAACGGTCAACAGCTTTACCGGTCTCATACGGCTCGATCCCCTGTTTTTCTTTAAGAATACAGGCATAAACGCATACACATATTTTATTCAGGATATCCGTGAGCTCATCGGATTGCCGTTCGGTATTCTCATTATTGCTGGGGCAGCCGTTCTCGTCGTCCTTCTGATAAAAAAACGTCTCTGCTTTACCGGTGCGCAGTGGGCGTTTTTCTCGTTTCCCCTTTTCCATTTTGCCGCGCTGGCCCTCATTCATTACAATATTCGGTTCGCTTTTTTCAGAATCCCTTTTTATGCGATTCTCCTGTTCGTTCCCCTTATGTACCTCATAAAACGGGCCGATAAACGGCAGGGGAGGTTTCGAAAAAGCAGCGTGCTCTTTGCCGTCGCCCTTGTTCTGGTTATCCTGAAATTCTATCAGGGCTATCTGGATATCAAAACCCATTACAGCGTCGTTCATGATCCGGTGGAAATTTTTGGTGCCGCCCGTATCGTAAAAGCCTATAACTTCGACAGCAGCTGTGGAATTATCGCGCGGCGACCGCATCTCTGTTATTATTCGGGTCTCCGGTTCATCATGTTTCCCACTAATCTGGAATATTTTGAGGATCTTTTTGAGTTCGCATACAATGAAAAGGCGCGGTTTTTCTGGGTCGATGATCTTGTTGTAAGAACATGCCCGACAATTAAATTCATGGTTGAAAAGATACAGAAATATCCGGGATATACACCGGTTTTTGCATGCCCGTACGGAGTTCTCTATCTCATCGACAATGTCAACTGA
- a CDS encoding VOC family protein, which produces MMATRFNMVGLFVNDLRKMVAFYRDVLGLEIEWDGKGPYAEFNHEGIRFAMYERRMLPELLGQTPSYTTGLNGTFELAIMLPLSGDVDNEFRRITGAGATPVYGPRDEPWGMRSSMVADPEGNLIEIGSLNTRAGNA; this is translated from the coding sequence ATGATGGCAACCCGGTTCAATATGGTGGGATTGTTCGTAAACGATCTTCGGAAAATGGTCGCTTTTTACCGCGATGTGCTCGGCCTCGAAATCGAATGGGACGGCAAGGGGCCCTATGCGGAATTCAACCATGAAGGAATCCGTTTCGCGATGTACGAGCGCAGGATGCTGCCGGAGCTGCTCGGGCAGACACCCTCATATACGACCGGACTCAACGGAACGTTCGAGCTTGCGATCATGCTGCCATTGTCCGGGGATGTCGATAACGAGTTCCGGCGCATTACCGGAGCCGGAGCGACGCCGGTCTACGGGCCGCGCGACGAGCCATGGGGCATGCGTTCATCGATGGTCGCCGATCCCGAGGGAAACCTCATTGAAATCGGGTCGTTGAACACGAGGGCGGGAAATGCCTGA
- a CDS encoding DUF2961 domain-containing protein, translating into MNLGNLARLSKARTRSISPENLTGEKGKAGMAKVGDGTASNAARDLGQGWKVNPYIHIKPSETFTLGEIQGPGAIQQIWMTPAGTWRYMILRFYWDGEKEPSVECPVGDFFACGWGKYAQVSSLPICVNPGSAFNCYWEMPFRKSAKITMENIGENQCTLYYQINYTLTDVPQDAAYFHAQFRRTNPLPYKDVYTIVDSIKGWGQYVGTYMCWSVNNDGWWGEGEIKFFMDGDTAFPTICGTGTEDYFCGSYCFIAKDQNGKDNYREFTTPYTGMPQVIRPDGLYVANTRFGLYRWHIMDPVRFEKDLKVTIQALGWRSGGRYLPLQDDISSVAFWYQTEPHNPFPKLPDKDYLEIQ; encoded by the coding sequence ATGAATCTCGGCAATCTGGCGCGGCTTTCGAAAGCCAGGACGCGCTCCATCAGCCCGGAAAACCTGACCGGCGAAAAAGGAAAAGCCGGCATGGCGAAAGTCGGCGATGGCACCGCTTCCAACGCGGCCCGCGACCTCGGCCAGGGCTGGAAAGTCAATCCCTATATCCATATCAAGCCGAGTGAAACCTTCACCCTTGGCGAAATACAGGGCCCCGGCGCCATTCAGCAGATATGGATGACACCCGCGGGCACCTGGCGGTACATGATCCTGCGCTTCTACTGGGATGGCGAGAAGGAGCCCTCGGTCGAGTGCCCGGTCGGCGACTTTTTTGCCTGCGGCTGGGGCAAGTACGCTCAGGTATCGTCCCTGCCGATCTGCGTCAATCCCGGCAGCGCGTTCAACTGCTACTGGGAGATGCCCTTCCGGAAGTCGGCGAAAATCACCATGGAGAACATCGGCGAAAACCAGTGCACCCTCTACTACCAGATAAATTACACGCTCACCGATGTTCCTCAGGACGCCGCATACTTCCATGCCCAGTTCAGGCGCACCAATCCCCTGCCCTATAAGGATGTCTATACGATCGTGGACAGTATAAAAGGCTGGGGCCAGTATGTGGGAACCTACATGTGCTGGAGTGTGAACAACGACGGCTGGTGGGGCGAAGGCGAGATCAAGTTCTTCATGGACGGCGACACTGCGTTCCCGACCATCTGCGGCACCGGCACCGAGGATTATTTCTGCGGTTCATACTGCTTCATTGCCAAAGATCAGAACGGCAAGGACAATTACCGGGAATTCACGACGCCCTATACCGGCATGCCGCAGGTGATTCGTCCGGACGGTCTCTACGTGGCCAATACGCGCTTCGGTCTGTACCGGTGGCACATCATGGACCCGGTCCGGTTCGAGAAAGACCTGAAGGTTACCATCCAGGCGCTCGGCTGGCGCTCGGGGGGACGGTATCTGCCGCTCCAGGACGATATATCCTCGGTGGCGTTCTGGTACCAGACGGAGCCGCATAATCCGTTCCCGAAACTGCCGGACAAGGATTATCTCGAAATTCAGTAG